Proteins co-encoded in one Spirosoma endbachense genomic window:
- a CDS encoding DUF1963 domain-containing protein, translating to MTKKQFVETVARKAIGMQVGGFRPTDDPKASWIGKVLLAQKDEDWPQVNGKPMVPLCQINLNEFPFKPDLLSDLALISIFIDADEIPGEDDENGTGWCLRAYKTMDELELLPQVRTGSSIKPMQMIPRIIEQDFPHRDDCPVDIPAKFDDDYEERFLNAEGVKFGGWPTLIQGEVSWPDYASDPTFAFQIDSVEKARWQWGDNGVGYFGRSVADDGQDKWSFSWQCY from the coding sequence ATGACTAAAAAGCAGTTTGTCGAAACGGTAGCCCGAAAGGCTATCGGTATGCAGGTTGGCGGATTTCGGCCGACCGATGATCCGAAAGCATCCTGGATCGGGAAAGTCCTGTTGGCGCAAAAGGATGAAGACTGGCCTCAGGTCAATGGCAAACCAATGGTGCCGCTGTGTCAGATTAATCTGAATGAATTTCCGTTCAAACCCGACCTGTTGAGCGACCTTGCCTTGATCAGTATTTTTATTGACGCCGATGAAATACCCGGCGAAGACGATGAAAATGGCACGGGTTGGTGCCTGCGTGCGTATAAAACAATGGATGAACTGGAACTACTGCCACAGGTCAGAACAGGATCGTCAATTAAGCCAATGCAGATGATTCCCCGGATCATCGAACAGGATTTTCCGCACCGGGACGATTGCCCTGTTGATATCCCGGCTAAGTTCGACGACGACTACGAAGAGCGTTTTCTGAACGCTGAAGGCGTAAAATTTGGCGGATGGCCAACGCTCATTCAGGGCGAAGTAAGCTGGCCTGACTATGCCAGTGATCCAACATTTGCCTTTCAAATAGATAGTGTCGAAAAAGCACGCTGGCAATGGGGTGATAACGGAGTTGGTTATTTTGGTCGATCTGTTGCCGACGATGGGCAGGATAAATGGTCTTTCTCCTGGCAATGCTACTAA
- a CDS encoding ankyrin repeat domain-containing protein produces MSLKTITLINWSLLVIYGLVLTISVLTLKQSGTDAAGRGLATAYLFFGFILLGVVLLINFLPFYFSRIAVLILLVLPVFGGVGMLISQLITSQKSHKDGMGRIDGSFYFHDTKRQQIALAIYERDKSKLQALLQQPVPKLNESGEDHVTLLDFATIQGVLAGNPEELLPYLERLMSKGATIETADTLHVPTHALVIRECSIGFLEWFLQKGANPDAKHPKRENAAILFAVMDCPIDRLEKLKALLKHGADPNVIYPAKASNWLAGHSALLAAARMDLWDSCKLLLENGADPAVEGPQHLIFQEFIRRRAEIYAAEGSTPDTFTTLVKSLKK; encoded by the coding sequence ATGTCACTAAAAACGATTACCCTCATCAACTGGTCGTTATTGGTCATTTACGGATTGGTGCTTACCATTTCCGTACTAACTCTCAAACAATCCGGGACCGATGCGGCCGGACGAGGTTTAGCAACGGCCTACCTTTTCTTTGGATTTATTCTGCTTGGAGTGGTTTTACTGATTAATTTTCTGCCCTTCTACTTTAGCCGAATAGCTGTTCTGATTCTTCTGGTCCTGCCTGTGTTTGGTGGTGTTGGCATGTTAATCAGTCAACTGATAACCAGCCAGAAAAGCCATAAAGACGGGATGGGCCGTATCGACGGATCTTTTTATTTTCACGATACCAAACGGCAGCAGATAGCACTGGCTATTTATGAACGGGATAAAAGCAAGTTACAGGCTTTGTTGCAGCAGCCTGTGCCTAAACTCAATGAGAGCGGTGAAGACCATGTCACGCTGCTTGATTTTGCAACGATTCAGGGTGTTCTGGCTGGGAATCCAGAAGAACTATTGCCTTATTTAGAACGCCTGATGAGCAAAGGCGCCACCATTGAAACGGCCGATACGCTCCACGTACCCACGCATGCCCTGGTCATTCGCGAATGCTCAATAGGTTTTCTTGAATGGTTTCTGCAAAAAGGGGCTAACCCCGATGCAAAACATCCAAAACGAGAAAATGCGGCAATTTTATTCGCCGTTATGGATTGCCCGATCGACCGGTTGGAGAAGTTAAAAGCACTGCTGAAGCACGGCGCTGATCCGAATGTAATCTATCCGGCCAAGGCATCCAACTGGCTGGCCGGGCATTCGGCTCTACTGGCTGCTGCCCGAATGGATTTGTGGGATTCCTGTAAACTCTTGCTGGAGAATGGAGCTGATCCTGCCGTAGAAGGTCCACAACACCTTATTTTTCAGGAGTTTATTCGCCGTCGTGCAGAAATCTATGCAGCAGAAGGCTCTACACCAGATACGTTCACGACGCTGGTAAAAAGCCTGAAAAAGTAG
- a CDS encoding GDSL-type esterase/lipase family protein, with product MKEKFLVILAGSVGLFLSGCTSETTTPAEKIACIGTSITDGYVLPIDKTYPTQLQNLESSTPNKVLNYGVGGCAVLKKSDIPYWSAQKYQYALNWRPSIVIVEFGTNDSKKQNWQYKSEFKNDYLDLIKSFQKLSSAPKIYLCIPPPAFSKNFDVDSAVVKNEIVPLIRTIAKENNLETIDLYTLMLGKSSLFIDGIHPTAEGASLIASEVYKVISTK from the coding sequence ATGAAGGAAAAATTTTTAGTTATTCTAGCAGGGTCAGTAGGCCTGTTTTTGTCGGGATGTACCAGCGAAACGACGACACCAGCTGAAAAAATTGCCTGTATTGGCACCAGCATTACCGACGGCTATGTGCTACCCATTGATAAAACGTACCCAACCCAGCTCCAGAATCTGGAAAGCTCGACGCCCAATAAGGTATTAAATTATGGAGTCGGCGGATGCGCCGTACTGAAAAAGAGCGATATCCCTTACTGGAGTGCCCAGAAATATCAATATGCCCTGAATTGGAGACCATCGATTGTCATCGTTGAATTTGGCACGAATGATTCAAAAAAGCAGAACTGGCAATATAAGAGTGAGTTTAAAAACGACTACCTAGACCTTATTAAGTCATTTCAAAAACTATCGAGCGCTCCTAAAATATACCTCTGTATACCCCCCCCTGCTTTTAGCAAAAACTTCGATGTTGATTCGGCAGTCGTAAAAAATGAGATTGTGCCGTTGATACGCACGATTGCCAAAGAAAATAATCTGGAAACAATCGATTTATATACGCTCATGCTTGGTAAAAGCTCGCTGTTCATTGACGGGATTCACCCAACTGCCGAAGGGGCAAGTCTGATTGCCAGTGAAGTTTACAAAGTGATTTCGACAAAATAA
- a CDS encoding AraC family transcriptional regulator, translating to MKPHLLKVPTEPSHSFSIRLDKIPNINNRWHHHAEVELIHFHRGAGTQFVGDHVKRFGPGDIVLVGANLPHYWRYDDTYFTTQSEEGPFATVIHFTEDFWGDRFLNLPENKPLRTILEKARRGLLLTDESGKSVGALMEGLRQTEGPYRIMGLMNCLLAIARSEDVQLLSSLGFQYDRSDSENERINAIYEYTLNHFREKISLDAIAGVARLVPNSFCRYFKSRAGKTYSQFLTEIRIGHACKLLIDKQVDVKQICYESGFNNSSCFHQRFKAVTGKSPQSYRLAYSDKLN from the coding sequence ATGAAGCCGCACTTACTTAAAGTCCCTACCGAGCCTTCTCACTCGTTTAGCATCCGCCTGGACAAGATTCCCAACATTAATAACCGCTGGCATCACCATGCTGAAGTCGAACTAATCCACTTCCATCGGGGTGCTGGCACTCAGTTTGTGGGCGATCATGTCAAGCGATTTGGACCGGGAGACATCGTGCTGGTCGGTGCGAATCTACCTCATTACTGGCGCTATGACGATACTTATTTTACTACTCAATCCGAAGAGGGCCCTTTCGCAACGGTTATCCATTTCACCGAAGATTTCTGGGGCGATCGATTTCTGAACCTGCCCGAAAACAAACCACTTAGAACTATTCTGGAAAAAGCACGTCGCGGCTTACTTCTAACGGACGAATCAGGTAAATCGGTAGGGGCATTGATGGAGGGTTTACGGCAAACGGAAGGACCTTACCGCATCATGGGCCTCATGAACTGCCTGCTTGCCATTGCCCGCTCAGAAGACGTCCAGTTGCTATCTTCGCTTGGCTTTCAGTACGACCGTTCTGACTCAGAAAACGAGCGGATCAATGCTATTTATGAGTATACGCTGAACCACTTCAGAGAAAAAATTTCGCTGGATGCCATTGCTGGTGTGGCTCGCCTTGTTCCGAACTCATTTTGCCGGTATTTCAAATCAAGAGCGGGTAAGACATACTCCCAGTTTCTGACGGAAATCAGAATAGGGCACGCCTGTAAACTCCTCATTGATAAGCAGGTAGACGTAAAGCAGATCTGCTATGAAAGCGGCTTTAATAATTCAAGCTGTTTTCATCAGCGATTTAAAGCCGTAACGGGTAAAAGTCCGCAAAGCTACCGGCTGGCGTATTCCGACAAACTGAATTGA
- a CDS encoding L-fucose dehydrogenase, which yields MDLQLQDKVIIVTGGAKGIGEGIVNVLAQEGAIPVVVGRNEDDNQRVVAAIEAAGQQAFQVVAELTQPEDSEKAIKEVLNRFGRIDGLVNNAGVNDGVGLESGDYDRFMASLHKNLVHYYLMAHYALPALKASKGSIVNITSKTADTGQGNTSAYAASNGGRNALTREWAVELLKYGIRVNALVVAECWTPLYERWIQTLPNPAEKLASIVAHIPLENRMTTAEEIANTTAFLLSNRSSHTTGQLIYVDGGYVHLDRALANT from the coding sequence ATGGATTTACAATTGCAGGACAAAGTAATTATTGTGACAGGTGGTGCTAAGGGCATTGGCGAAGGTATTGTGAACGTATTGGCCCAGGAAGGAGCGATACCTGTAGTGGTGGGCCGTAATGAAGATGATAACCAGCGGGTTGTGGCCGCGATCGAAGCCGCAGGACAGCAGGCGTTTCAGGTTGTTGCCGAACTAACGCAACCCGAAGATTCAGAAAAAGCCATTAAAGAGGTGCTGAACCGATTCGGTCGTATCGACGGATTGGTTAATAATGCAGGAGTTAATGACGGAGTCGGCCTGGAAAGCGGTGATTATGATCGGTTTATGGCATCGCTGCATAAAAATCTGGTGCATTATTACCTGATGGCCCACTATGCATTACCCGCCCTGAAAGCGAGTAAAGGTTCGATTGTTAACATCACCTCGAAGACGGCTGATACAGGACAGGGAAATACGTCAGCCTACGCGGCTTCTAATGGCGGTCGAAATGCACTCACTCGCGAATGGGCTGTGGAATTGCTAAAATACGGTATTCGGGTGAATGCCCTAGTTGTCGCTGAATGCTGGACTCCCTTATATGAGCGGTGGATTCAGACCTTGCCTAACCCAGCTGAAAAGCTGGCGTCTATTGTGGCTCATATCCCTCTGGAAAACCGGATGACAACGGCGGAAGAAATAGCCAATACGACCGCATTCCTGCTGTCGAACCGGTCGAGCCATACGACCGGGCAACTCATTTATGTTGATGGTGGCTATGTCCACCTGGATCGGGCGCTGGCCAACACCTGA
- a CDS encoding PAS domain-containing sensor histidine kinase, whose protein sequence is MQPSDTPLNEENAALVERLTFALQAAEVGTWDYNLETGYAEWSPICKQLFGLAPDASASAATLLAQVHPDDREWVALANKKSLSPDGDGQHNITFRTLADGGRQRWVHAKGKTFLNNEGRIVRFSGIAQDVTSSVDARQQLKANQERFRTLIEEAPVATCLFVGRELIVEVANDLMINFWGKDQTVIGKSLREAVPELAGQPFLQILDEVYTSGQTYEAQNTPAELPVNGISGIYYFDFTYKPLRNEQGEVYAILEMALEVTERVLAQKRIESLQRQVLTSFEQSPVAIAIISENDLMFQMANPFYGELVGRRPDQIVGKPLLVALPELAGQGFDQLLKQVIATEKPYTAKEVAVDVVRHNQLETIYVDLIYQPQRDIAQDDPDRVTGILVVATDVTGQVQARQKVEESETRYRTLSAELEQQVKQRTRELATSNEELANMNEELMIANEELAESNRLFTRSNENLQQFAYIASHDLQEPLRKVQSFGDLLKNNYGEQLGDGVEYLERMQASAHRMSLFIKDLLAFSRISTYRDRTELVSLTDIVNVVLTDLELIIEETNGVVEIDTLPVVKGDKSQLGQLFQNLISNALKFHRPGVSPLIHIRNRQVTARDLPSSVKPTRVANAYHCISVSDNGIGFDEKYLDRIFQIFQRLHGKSQFSGTGIGLAICEKVVANHGGAITARSRPGEGSIFSVYLPV, encoded by the coding sequence ATGCAACCTTCTGACACGCCTTTGAACGAAGAGAATGCGGCCTTGGTCGAGCGATTGACCTTTGCCTTGCAGGCTGCTGAAGTGGGCACCTGGGATTATAATCTGGAGACTGGCTATGCCGAATGGTCGCCAATCTGTAAGCAATTATTCGGATTGGCTCCCGACGCTTCTGCGTCAGCAGCCACCTTATTGGCCCAGGTGCATCCAGATGATCGGGAATGGGTTGCTTTGGCTAATAAAAAGTCGCTCAGTCCCGACGGCGATGGGCAGCATAATATTACGTTCCGAACGCTGGCCGATGGCGGGCGGCAGCGATGGGTACATGCCAAGGGAAAAACCTTTTTGAATAACGAGGGCAGGATTGTTCGTTTTTCGGGAATTGCTCAGGATGTTACGTCTAGCGTTGATGCCCGCCAGCAGCTTAAAGCTAATCAGGAACGTTTCCGTACACTAATTGAAGAAGCGCCCGTAGCTACCTGTTTGTTTGTTGGGCGTGAGTTAATCGTTGAGGTTGCCAATGACTTAATGATCAACTTCTGGGGGAAAGACCAAACCGTGATAGGCAAATCGTTGAGAGAAGCTGTACCTGAACTGGCTGGGCAGCCTTTCCTGCAAATTCTGGATGAAGTCTACACATCGGGCCAGACCTACGAGGCTCAGAACACGCCTGCGGAACTACCCGTTAATGGTATTTCGGGCATTTATTACTTTGACTTCACCTATAAACCGCTGCGTAATGAGCAGGGCGAGGTGTACGCTATTTTAGAAATGGCACTTGAAGTGACTGAGCGGGTCCTCGCTCAAAAACGAATAGAATCCCTTCAGAGGCAAGTACTTACTTCCTTTGAACAATCGCCGGTTGCCATCGCTATCATCAGTGAAAATGATTTGATGTTTCAGATGGCGAATCCTTTCTATGGGGAACTGGTTGGGCGTCGACCAGATCAAATCGTAGGAAAACCGTTACTGGTAGCGCTTCCGGAACTGGCGGGACAGGGATTCGATCAACTGCTCAAGCAGGTTATTGCAACGGAAAAACCGTATACAGCTAAAGAAGTGGCTGTTGATGTCGTGCGACATAATCAGCTCGAAACTATTTATGTTGATCTGATCTATCAGCCTCAGCGTGATATTGCCCAGGACGACCCTGACCGGGTTACGGGTATACTGGTCGTGGCTACCGATGTTACCGGACAGGTACAGGCCCGGCAAAAAGTGGAAGAAAGCGAAACCCGTTACCGGACTTTATCGGCGGAGTTAGAGCAACAGGTAAAGCAGCGCACTCGAGAACTGGCTACCAGCAACGAAGAACTGGCGAATATGAATGAAGAGCTTATGATCGCCAATGAAGAGCTGGCTGAATCGAATCGGCTCTTTACCCGCTCTAATGAGAACCTCCAGCAATTCGCCTACATTGCCTCCCATGACTTGCAGGAGCCCTTGCGTAAGGTTCAGTCCTTTGGCGACCTACTCAAAAATAACTACGGAGAACAATTGGGTGATGGTGTTGAATACCTGGAGCGGATGCAGGCGTCGGCTCATCGAATGTCTTTGTTTATTAAAGACTTATTGGCTTTCTCCCGTATCTCCACCTACCGGGACAGAACAGAATTGGTTTCGCTAACGGACATAGTCAATGTTGTCTTAACGGATTTAGAACTGATAATTGAGGAAACGAATGGGGTTGTTGAGATCGATACGCTACCAGTGGTTAAAGGTGATAAATCACAACTGGGCCAACTGTTTCAGAATCTGATTAGTAACGCACTCAAGTTTCACCGACCGGGCGTTTCTCCGCTGATTCATATAAGAAACAGACAGGTGACCGCCAGAGACTTACCGTCTTCAGTGAAGCCTACCCGTGTGGCTAATGCGTATCATTGTATCAGCGTATCCGACAATGGGATTGGCTTTGATGAGAAGTACCTTGATCGCATCTTTCAGATCTTCCAGCGATTGCACGGTAAAAGCCAGTTTTCGGGCACAGGTATTGGCCTGGCCATCTGCGAAAAGGTCGTTGCGAATCATGGTGGAGCTATCACGGCCCGTAGTCGGCCAGGGGAGGGATCTATATTTAGTGTGTATCTACCAGTATAG
- the fucP gene encoding L-fucose:H+ symporter permease: MSDRKTRLAVILITTLFFLWGFALNLNPILIPHLKKACQLSDLQSALIDSASYIAYFLIALPAGLLMKRFGYKAGITLGLILFAFGTFLFYPAAELRMFSFFLVALFIIASGLTLLETAANPYITVLGDPETATQRLNFAQSFNGLAAFLAPLMGGTFILSGINLSEQQQQAMSSEALNAYLAKEAASVEVPFLVIGIVVLLVAIVLWRTPLPDIADDEGPAEQVEGSILGEKNLVLGVIAQFFYVGAQVCISSFFIRFSDRVAGIDEKDAALYLSVSLLAFMVGRFFGTYLMRYVSPPRLLAIYGVINVNLLLVAVLTNGMVPVYALIGVEFFMSIMFPTIFALSIRGLGAKTKIGSSLVIMAIVGGAVFPVIMGRVSDMTTIQTAYIVPALCFLVVVYFAIKNSAVRNVTLAASH; the protein is encoded by the coding sequence ATGTCTGATCGTAAAACCCGGCTGGCTGTCATTCTGATCACCACGCTGTTTTTTCTCTGGGGGTTTGCCCTTAATCTGAATCCCATTCTGATTCCACACCTCAAAAAAGCCTGCCAGTTAAGTGATTTACAATCAGCCCTGATTGACTCCGCGTCTTACATCGCTTACTTTCTGATCGCTCTGCCTGCGGGCCTGCTCATGAAGCGTTTTGGCTATAAAGCTGGTATTACGCTGGGGCTTATTCTCTTCGCATTCGGTACGTTTCTGTTTTATCCGGCGGCTGAACTGCGCATGTTCAGTTTCTTTCTGGTAGCGCTGTTTATCATTGCCAGTGGCTTAACGCTGCTGGAAACGGCCGCCAATCCATACATTACGGTTTTGGGCGATCCGGAAACGGCAACCCAGCGGCTGAATTTTGCCCAGTCATTTAATGGTCTGGCCGCTTTTCTGGCCCCTCTCATGGGAGGAACGTTTATTTTGTCGGGGATAAACTTATCGGAGCAGCAACAACAGGCCATGTCGTCGGAGGCACTGAACGCCTATCTCGCTAAAGAAGCGGCTTCGGTCGAAGTGCCGTTTCTGGTGATTGGGATTGTGGTGTTGCTTGTTGCCATCGTGCTATGGCGAACGCCACTTCCTGATATCGCAGATGATGAAGGGCCAGCTGAACAGGTCGAGGGGTCAATTTTGGGCGAGAAAAATCTGGTACTTGGCGTTATTGCTCAATTTTTCTACGTTGGCGCTCAGGTGTGTATCAGTAGTTTTTTCATTCGTTTCTCTGATCGCGTAGCTGGCATTGACGAAAAAGATGCTGCGCTTTATCTGTCTGTTTCGCTCCTGGCTTTCATGGTGGGCCGCTTTTTCGGTACGTATCTCATGCGTTACGTATCGCCCCCACGGCTTTTGGCAATCTATGGTGTCATCAATGTCAATTTGCTGCTGGTTGCTGTTCTTACAAACGGAATGGTTCCGGTCTATGCCCTGATCGGCGTCGAGTTTTTTATGTCGATTATGTTCCCCACTATTTTCGCCCTGAGCATCCGGGGGCTAGGTGCCAAAACAAAAATTGGTTCATCGCTCGTCATTATGGCCATTGTGGGCGGAGCGGTGTTTCCTGTCATTATGGGGCGAGTTTCGGATATGACGACGATACAGACGGCTTACATCGTTCCGGCGTTGTGCTTTTTAGTCGTCGTTTATTTTGCAATCAAAAATAGTGCTGTCAGAAACGTAACACTGGCGGCTTCTCATTAA
- a CDS encoding zinc-binding alcohol dehydrogenase family protein yields MESLVCTSPRQFAYQQATKPVLTPGNAIVKIRRIGICGTDLHAFEGTQPFFNYPRILGHELAGDLVEADSAPEFAAGEAVTFIPYFNCGYCIACRSGKPNCCARLQVSGVHIDGGMVEYLSVPAYSLVHGGGLTHDELALVEPLAIGAHGVRRAEVQPGEVVLVVGAGPIGLGTMEFARIAGATVIALDINESRLSFCRTRLGVAHTVNAQSPDVAGQLADLTNGDMPTVVIDATGSLRAINTAFSYLAHSGRYILVGLQKGDVSFSHPEFHKREATVMSSRNATRADFEHVISNMKKGLVDPTTYITHRVGFEQVQAEFEHWLNPANGVIKAMVTMV; encoded by the coding sequence ATGGAGTCTCTCGTATGTACTTCCCCCCGGCAATTTGCCTATCAACAAGCGACAAAGCCCGTTCTGACGCCTGGGAACGCCATTGTCAAGATCCGTCGAATCGGTATCTGTGGTACAGATCTGCATGCTTTTGAAGGAACACAGCCCTTTTTCAATTACCCCCGAATTCTGGGGCATGAATTAGCGGGTGACCTTGTCGAAGCCGACAGCGCCCCTGAGTTCGCGGCTGGCGAAGCGGTTACGTTTATTCCTTATTTCAATTGTGGGTATTGCATTGCCTGTCGGTCGGGTAAACCCAATTGTTGTGCCCGCCTTCAGGTCTCTGGCGTTCACATTGATGGGGGCATGGTCGAATACCTCTCAGTACCGGCCTATTCGCTGGTGCACGGTGGGGGACTGACTCATGACGAACTGGCTTTGGTTGAGCCGCTGGCCATTGGCGCTCATGGCGTCCGTCGGGCCGAGGTGCAGCCGGGCGAGGTGGTGCTGGTTGTTGGCGCAGGACCTATTGGCCTGGGAACGATGGAGTTTGCCCGGATTGCGGGTGCTACGGTTATTGCGCTGGACATCAACGAGTCACGATTGAGCTTTTGCCGTACCCGACTAGGGGTTGCTCATACTGTAAATGCCCAATCGCCAGACGTAGCCGGGCAGTTGGCAGACCTGACCAACGGCGACATGCCAACCGTTGTGATCGATGCAACGGGAAGTCTGCGGGCCATAAACACGGCATTTTCCTATCTGGCTCACAGCGGGCGGTATATATTAGTTGGTTTACAAAAGGGCGATGTCAGCTTTTCGCACCCCGAATTCCATAAGCGGGAAGCTACAGTGATGAGTAGCCGCAATGCCACTCGGGCCGATTTTGAGCACGTTATTTCCAATATGAAAAAAGGGCTGGTCGATCCAACAACTTATATCACGCACCGGGTCGGATTTGAGCAGGTACAAGCCGAGTTTGAACACTGGCTGAATCCGGCTAATGGAGTCATTAAAGCGATGGTGACAATGGTATAA
- a CDS encoding SGNH/GDSL hydrolase family protein, whose product MATIRRLIVAVSLIFLTSQSGSLCYAQSPFPANVHRVVFLGNSITYAGAYVTDIDAYISTHYPKQGLEFINVGLPSETVSGLSEDGHADGKFPRPDLHERLARVLALTKPDLVFACYGMNDGIYLPFDQSRFQKFKEGINWLHNEVIKTGARIIYLTPPIYDDLKGGQTGYAAVLDRYSDWLMDQKTAQKWDVIDIHYPMKQFLEAHRKVDSAFSIAGFALAEDGVHPGEVGHWIMAKSVLLGLGEKAVANAPDMKSAMAQIPNSTQLLKLIAERQNVMKDAWLTASGHQRPGMKTGLPLAEAKAKAAEIDAQIRALMP is encoded by the coding sequence ATGGCGACTATACGGCGATTGATCGTTGCGGTATCACTTATTTTTCTGACAAGCCAGTCCGGTAGCTTGTGTTACGCACAATCGCCTTTTCCAGCCAATGTACACCGGGTTGTCTTTTTGGGAAATAGCATTACGTATGCCGGAGCTTATGTCACAGACATAGATGCTTATATCAGCACGCATTACCCAAAGCAAGGCCTGGAGTTCATCAATGTTGGACTCCCCAGTGAAACCGTTTCCGGACTCTCGGAAGATGGCCATGCGGATGGGAAGTTTCCCCGCCCCGATTTGCACGAACGATTGGCACGAGTGCTGGCGTTAACAAAGCCAGATTTGGTATTCGCCTGTTATGGTATGAATGATGGAATCTATCTGCCTTTTGACCAAAGTCGGTTCCAGAAATTCAAGGAGGGGATCAATTGGCTTCATAACGAAGTAATTAAAACCGGAGCCAGAATTATTTACCTCACACCACCCATTTACGATGATCTGAAAGGAGGCCAAACCGGTTACGCTGCCGTGCTTGATCGCTACTCAGACTGGCTGATGGACCAAAAAACGGCCCAAAAATGGGATGTGATCGATATTCATTACCCCATGAAACAATTTCTGGAGGCTCATCGCAAGGTTGATTCTGCTTTTTCTATTGCTGGTTTTGCTTTAGCCGAAGATGGCGTTCATCCGGGCGAAGTCGGACATTGGATTATGGCGAAAAGCGTACTGTTGGGGCTGGGCGAAAAAGCCGTTGCCAATGCACCCGACATGAAATCGGCGATGGCTCAAATTCCAAATTCGACTCAATTACTGAAACTCATTGCGGAGCGCCAGAACGTGATGAAAGACGCCTGGCTAACGGCATCGGGCCACCAACGACCCGGCATGAAAACAGGTCTGCCACTTGCCGAAGCAAAAGCCAAAGCGGCCGAAATTGATGCTCAGATTCGGGCGCTTATGCCCTGA